The Candidatus Bealeia paramacronuclearis region CATGTGGAGAGATTTTTCACCCCCAGCAAACTCACTTTTTCTTGGGAAGAGCCTTTTGAGCCCAATCTCAATATTCCACAATGGGGACGCCTTCTTTTAAATATTGTTTTATGGATTAATGAATGTGCCCCTCGCGGAGGCGAGCTCAAAATTAAAGTCCCTCAAGAACATCATTTATGTGCAGAAATCGAACTTGAGGGCGATCATATTACGGTATCGCCTGATGGAAAATCAGCGCTTTTGGGGGAAGCGCCTTTAAAAGATCTTACACCGCGCACAATTCAGCCTTATTTGCTTTCGCTTTTAGGAAAAAGTGCCAACGTCGTTTTTGAGATTACGCAAACCAACGCACGTCGAATTGTCTTTGTGGCCAAGAAGAAAACGTAAAAAAGACGAGGCTTATCCCACACCCCCCACACACATTTTTTAATGTTTAATGTGATTCTCTCTTTCCTCGCTTGACAGCCTTAAGAGCTTGTGTTCTGAATTAACCCATTAAAAAAATATAATAAATTAAATCTCAAGGAGGTATTTATGAAATCTCATGTGTCTTTTCGTGCGCTTGTTTTAGGGTCTGTGTTTTCAGTTTCATTTTCGTTTTCAGCATTTTCTATCGGCTTTGACGAGTTCAAAAATGTGGGCATTGAAAACGAATGGAATAACGCACCAAAGACGGTACAGGAGAGATTAAAAGGTGCCAAAGATTTGGATTCTGCCTTTGAATCCGCATTGAAAATCGAAAAAGTGACATCAGATATCAAACATGAAACCTCCCAAAGTTTTCTGCGCCAAATTTTAAAAGTGGAAACTTCCATTTCTTGTGGTCATCAAGAAGATCAAGATGGAGAAGCGCTCACCGGTTTTGGAAATCAGATTGAAAAAGTTTTTGGATTTTATCAAATGTCCGCCAAGGTTGTGCGTGATTATTCGGATAAGACAAAAAAACTCTCCTCGCAAGAGGTGAATCAATTGGGTCAGCTTGCCCTTTGGATCAAACGCAATTTTTCTGCTATTGAATCCGATCGAAAAATCATGGCACGCCCCTTTTTTCTCCGTCGTGTGGGATACAATTCTCACCATAAAGAGGCTATGGAAACCACATGGAACGCCTTGGCGAAAGTTAAAAAAATGGATCTCATTTTAAAGACGCTGAATGATCTTGGAAACGACTCAGAGATGCGCCAACTTTTTGAGATTACGGATCAAACAAAACCTGAGGAAATCATTTTAACACGGAAAAAATTGAGTAATCTGCCTTCTTATCTTCTGGAAGGATTTTCTGAGTTTCAAGTCCCAGAAAATTTCAAATACAGCTATCAGGAACTTCAAAATCTCAAATTTTTTTACGACACCCCTTTTTCGGTTTTATGGTCGGGAGACAATGATGATGTTTCAAAACCAAATTCCCCAGTGAAATTAGGGGCAGTTCAACCCCTTCAGGATTTGGGGATGGAGATTGAGGCAAATCGCGTTTTGAGCAAGGCCTTCCAATTGGAGGGAAGGCAAAAATTTATAAACGAGATTAATTATCGTGTCTTGGGAGGCTTGCAGGTTAATCTTGATAAACTGCCAGAAATCCAAAAGAAAATTAAAGAGGCTGAAAGCTCACTTCGTCAAAAATGGGCACAGCATGTTTTGGGACGCAGTTTAAAAACCAATGAAGAGCTTCCGAATCAACCAGGTTTTAATGGGCTCCTTCAACATGTTCATCTTGTGGCGGCCATGCACTTTGTGCTCGATAATGGCAAGTTGGATTCTGAATCCGTGGGTTATCTCAAAAAATCCGCTGATGTGCGTCTGGCCGAAATTCTCGTGAAGGCCAAAAAAATTTATGACACCGCATTGAAGGGGAATACCGACGCATTTCAAGAAGTTTGTAGCTGGATCAAATATATTGATGAAAAAAACACGGATCTTTTTATTAAAGGCGATAGAGAGTTTTTTGATGAATTTGAGGGCACAAATGCTACGAGTGAAGAGAAATTACGATTTGAAAAAATCATTACTGGCATTTACAGCGTGATGGGGCAATTAGAGATTTCAAATCATCCTGAATTTGTAACGTGGAAATTGGCAACCGAAGACAGAAAAACTGAAGAAATTACAAAAAGCCTTCTCCTGCGTATCAAGGGTTATGAAGATGAGATTCAAAAAGATTGGCTTTTGAGTCGCAGTCCTGAAATCAAAGCTTTGCCCCTAGAGCTTTCCCCAGAAGATCAAAAAGCCGTTCAAATTTGGGAAGAGGCTTCCCAAAAATTACAAAAGGAAGGCACTCAAAATACAGATGAATCAAAAAAACTGCATAAGTTGGTGTGGGAAGATCATCCTTATGAGCAAGCTCAAAAAGTACTTTTTCGCCATACTCTTACGGTCAAAATTTATAGTATTCTTGGAGGGATTCAGGGTATTTTACAACAAACAGAGGATGATAAAGTCATTCTTCAGTCGCTTTTAAAATCACGAGATCTTTTAACCCAAATTAAGGAGGCTTCTGAAAACAAAGGAAATCTCTTGGCACAATTGGGTGATGAACCCCATTGGAAATTAAAGTTAGAGGTGATCCAAAATATTTGGAATTTCACACCAGAGCGTTATCGTAAAGCCATTTCAGATATTAAAATATATGGAAACCAATTAAAGCCAATTGTGGCAAAATCACAAATGCAAAACATCCAGGTTGATGAAAAAGAAACCCAGCCGTTCGTGGATAAAATTTTAGAGGCCGACAAAATTTTGAAGGGACCTCTTCCCGAAAAGGTTAGTTTTAATGGCATTTTTGCCAATAAAGCTGCTACCAGTTCCTATAGTATTCATAGGGATTTCAAGCGTTCTGAATCGCTGGTTAAATTTTGGTGGAGCAAACGTAAAACGTCCAACTTCTTTCAAAATGAAAAACGATTCGAGGATGTACTTCTTCTCCGCCAGTTTTTTGATGTGGATGCCAAACCCGACCTTGATCCAAAAATGAAAGCAGCTTTATTGAATGCAATTTGGAATGCGTCCCAAAGAAAGCTAACCCTTGAGTCCTATTTGCAATAGGGGAGAAAAGCAGATGGAAGGTTGTGGTTTTCGTAAAATCTCCTTTAAAACATCGAAGTTAAAGGGTGTCGTGATCCAGAGTCTTTTGGCCTCCACCCTTCTATTCTCACCTCTTGGCGCTACATTTGAAACCCTTGTGGAAACTCTGGGACTTAAAAAAGATACCCAAGTTCAAACCGCAAAATCAAAAATCGGTCATCTTTTTCAAGTCGAAGAAGATCCCAAGAAAGCTCCTTCAAAAAACAAAGTTATTCAAACAACGCCCCTTGAAAAAGAGATTTTAGAGCTTCACCAAAAAGCCCTTTTGCTTCAAATTTCAGACAAAGATATTTGGGGGGATTTTTTAAAAAACCTCTCATTTTTTCAAGGTGTTCAGCCTTCTGTCCATCCCGCATTTCGAAAAAATCAAATAGTTGAAATCTCTAAACGTGTCCAAAAACTTCAAGAAGCCTATAGTGATGAGTTAGGAAAGTATTTTATTCGTAAAAGTATTCCCATGATCGGTGAGGATTTGGATACCTTTCAAGTCATTAAAACACGATACCTCACTCTTTTTAATATCCATTCATTTATTGCCGCACACTGGCTGACAAAAGAAAAATCAGATTTTGTAGCACCCTGTTTCATTCTGGGAACTCAATTGGCGCAAGCCAAATTAATTGAAAGCGTATTTGAAGATGAATTCCAAAAACAATTAACTCAACAACGGGAAGAACGCCGCAAAATTAAAGAAGAAAAGGAAAGGCAAAAGAAGGAACAGGCCAAAAATCAAAAATCTGAAAAGAAAGAAAGTGATTCCAAAGAGGAGACAAAAGAAGAAACTCCCGAAATTATGGAAGGCCCTAAAATAGAAGGGGAAATTGTGGAAGAAAAAGAATTACCCGAAATCACACGGTCGGAAATTACCTTCTTCCCTTCTCAGGTTTTTGAAAGCTTGAAAGGTCACATATTGCCCCCCGAAGTCAATTCTTGGAACTCCTCATTTCCTTTGGAGTTCAAAGACATTGATGAGCTCATCAAAAAATATCAAACCCCTTTTGATGATCTTTCTGCACACATTTTCCCAAAACAATCCCCTATAAAAGAGGAAGTCAAACTTGATAAAAATGAGACGGAAGATGAAAAAAAAGTCGTCAAAACTGAAAATTTAAAACTGGAGGAGGAAGCACCCCCCAAAGACACTAAACTTGAACTCAAAAACTCAAAACTTGAGGAGGAAGACACCAAAAAAACTCCTCCTTTTGAGATTCTTGAAAAGTTAAAAATATTCCGCCATCCTGGCATTTTCTCAACCTTGATGAATCAACACGGTTTTGAGGTGGCCGATCAATATCTCTTTTTAAAATCTATTCAACTCCTTAAATCGATGACAACGGACACAACCTCTGAAAAACTCACACAAAAACTGAAACTTGCCTGGAACCTTCATACGACAAAAGGAAAAGAGAAGAACTCTCAAACTTCCGTATCTGAGGAATTTCTCAAGGCTTTTTCCAATTGGGCGGCTCAAAAT contains the following coding sequences:
- a CDS encoding histidine phosphotransferase family protein, with protein sequence MRDEKLIFAELLCSRLCHDLITPVGAINTGLELFDEHAGGKSGDSEEILNLIRQSAIAASSRLSFYRAAFGSSGGGIALGDVKRHVERFFTPSKLTFSWEEPFEPNLNIPQWGRLLLNIVLWINECAPRGGELKIKVPQEHHLCAEIELEGDHITVSPDGKSALLGEAPLKDLTPRTIQPYLLSLLGKSANVVFEITQTNARRIVFVAKKKT